AACTATAACATAGACAATGTACTTCGGAGCTGGCTTTCCGTAGTATTTAATTCCCCACCAGTTGTCGTTTCTAACGAGAATAAACCTCATCTGGTCCGTGCGGTAGAGTTTGTACATTCCGGAACCAATCGGGTTCTCTGTGTTTGCGAAGCTCTCGGGTTTATCAATGCCCTGCCATATGTGCTTGGGTATTATAGCGATGTTGTATAGCCAGTACTTCCACTCCTCATAGTGAGGCTCGCTGAAAACGAAGTCCACTGTTCTGTCGTCAACAACCTTTACCTCTTTAAGCCATCCCCAGATGGGAGAGTAGCTCAAACCCTGATGTTCCTTGGCGTAATCAAAGGTGAACTTCACGTCTTCAGCGGTGAGGGGCTTTCCATCCTGCCAGGTTAGTCCCTTTTTGAGAACAACCCTATAGGTGTTGTCCGAAACCCACTTACCGCTCTCGGCCAGCCATGGCTCAAGTTTGTCTTGGAGGGGGTCGTAGAGGAAGAGAGTTTCATAAATGAGTCCTATGGTTCCGGTTACCGCGGCCCAACTAACGGTTGGGTTGAAGTTGTTTGGCTGGCTCCAGAGGCCACCACCAACGTAGAGGGTCTCCTCACGTGGAAGCTGAATTTGGCTGGTTGCCGTAGCTGATTGGCCAAAAATACTCAAAAAGAACATCCCAACAATCAAGGCCACAAGTAGTTTTCTCATTCACTACACCTCCAATACGGACGTCCTCGTGATATAACTAATCCCTATAACTTATAAGTTTTGCTGTGTATTATAAAATAAGCAGCTATCTTATAAATTCGGGAAATGTTTATAAGTAATGGAGTTGGGGTATATTTTAGGGAGAACGCGGGAGGCAGACACGATGTTCCCAGAGGATTTTTATTGGGGCGTTTCACAGTCCGGCTTTCAGTTTGAGATGGGTGATAAGTACCGGAGACATATAGACACAAACACCGACTGGTGGCACTGGGTTAGGGACAAAGACAATATCGAAAAGGGCCTCGTTAGCGGTGATCTGCCCGAGGAAGGAATCAACAGTTACGAACTTTATGAGATCGACCACGAAATAGCAAAAAAAATGGGTCTCAACGCGTATCGCATAGGAATAGAGTGGAGCAGAATCTTTCCATGGCCCACAAACTGCGTTGACGTTGATTATACTCTAGACAGATCACACGACCTAGTGGAAAGCGTTAAGGTTACTAAAAACACACTTGAGGAACTGGACGAGCTTGCAAATCACAGGGAGCTGTTATATTACAGGAGGGTCATATCAAGCCTTCGGGAGAAGGGGTTTAAGGTTATCGTGAACCTGAACCATTTTACCCTTCCCTACTGGCTTCATGATCCAATAACTGCGAGGGAGAAGGCGCTCACAAACGGCAGAAACGGATGGGTGAGCAAGAGGGCTGTAGTGGAGTTTGCGAAGTTTGCCGCTTACATGGCGTACAAACTCGGGGACATCGTTGACATGTGGAGCACCTTCAACGAGCCGATGGTTGTAGTTGAGCTAGGTTACCTCGCACCGTATTCCGGATTTCCGCCCGGGGTTATGAACCCGGAAGCGGTTAAGCTGGCAATGCTGAATATGATCAACGCCCATGCACTGGCGTACAGAATGATAAAGAAGTTCGACAGGAAAAAAGCAGATGGGGACTCCAAAGAAGCGGCGGAGGTTGGCATAATTTACAACAACATCGGTGTTGCCTATCCAGAAAACCCGAAGGACGAGAAAGACATTGAAGCGGCTGAGAAGGACAACTTCTTCCACAGCAGACTCTTCTTGGAGGCCATAACGTGGGGAAAGCTCAACGTTGAGTTCGATGGAGAAACGTTCGTAAACCTGCCGTACCTGAAGGGCAACGACTGGATTGGAATAAACTATTACACAAGGGAGGTCGTTAAGTGGCAGGATCCAAAGTTTCCAATGCTTCCTTTAATCTCGTTCAAAGGTGTTCCCGGGTATGGCTATGCCTGCAGACCGGGGATGGCCTCAAAGTCAGGAAACCCCGTAAGTGATATGGGGTGGGAGATCTACCCAGAGGGGATATACGATTCCATTGTTGAGGCCGAGAGATATGAACTCCCCCTCTACATTACTGAAAACGGAGTGGCTGATTCAAAGGACGTGCTGAGACCCTACTATATCGCCTCTCACTTAGCTATGGTTGAAAAGGCCATTGAGGAAGGGCACGAAGTCAAGGGATATCTCCACTGGGCCTTAACGGACAACTACGAGTGGCCTCTTGGATTCAGAATGCGCTTTGGTCTCTACGAGGTAAACTTAATAACAAAGGAGAGAAGACCAAGGAAGAAGAGTGTGGAAATTTTCAAAAAGATAGTATCCGAGGGAACAACAAGGGGATTGGCCGAGGAATTTGAAGTTGGGCAGGGGTGATGGCAATGAAGACC
The DNA window shown above is from Thermococcus sp. and carries:
- the bgaS gene encoding beta-galactosidase BgaS; this translates as MFPEDFYWGVSQSGFQFEMGDKYRRHIDTNTDWWHWVRDKDNIEKGLVSGDLPEEGINSYELYEIDHEIAKKMGLNAYRIGIEWSRIFPWPTNCVDVDYTLDRSHDLVESVKVTKNTLEELDELANHRELLYYRRVISSLREKGFKVIVNLNHFTLPYWLHDPITAREKALTNGRNGWVSKRAVVEFAKFAAYMAYKLGDIVDMWSTFNEPMVVVELGYLAPYSGFPPGVMNPEAVKLAMLNMINAHALAYRMIKKFDRKKADGDSKEAAEVGIIYNNIGVAYPENPKDEKDIEAAEKDNFFHSRLFLEAITWGKLNVEFDGETFVNLPYLKGNDWIGINYYTREVVKWQDPKFPMLPLISFKGVPGYGYACRPGMASKSGNPVSDMGWEIYPEGIYDSIVEAERYELPLYITENGVADSKDVLRPYYIASHLAMVEKAIEEGHEVKGYLHWALTDNYEWPLGFRMRFGLYEVNLITKERRPRKKSVEIFKKIVSEGTTRGLAEEFEVGQG